The Cloeon dipterum chromosome 3, ieCloDipt1.1, whole genome shotgun sequence genome includes a region encoding these proteins:
- the LOC135939483 gene encoding uncharacterized protein LOC135939483, whose protein sequence is MNAKVVVFLALVALAAAAMEDGKQQKRDLFGFGYPGALGYPYNAYNPYTSYNPYGLNGLGYNPYTALPSRLASPWAPAVAPLAPWGAAALATPAYATPAYASPLVATTRPAAYLG, encoded by the exons ATGAACGCAAAG GTTGTTGTTTTTCTGGCGCTGGTCGccctggccgccgccgctatGGAGGACGGCAAGCAGCAGAAGCGCGACCTCTTCGGCTTCGGCTACCCTGGCGCCCTCGGCTATCCCTACAACGCTTACAACCCCTACACCAGCTACAACCCTTACGGCCTCAACGGCCTGGGCTACAACCCGTACACCGCTCTGCCCTCTAGGCTGGCGTCGCCCTGGGCCCCTGCCGTCGCTCCTCTCGCGCCTTGGGGAGCCGCTGCCCTCGCCACCCCTGCATACGCTACCCCCGCATACGCCAGCCCCCTAGTCGCCACCACCAGGCCCGCCGCCTACCTCGGCTAA